A stretch of Triticum aestivum cultivar Chinese Spring chromosome 1D, IWGSC CS RefSeq v2.1, whole genome shotgun sequence DNA encodes these proteins:
- the LOC123179821 gene encoding E3 ubiquitin-protein ligase CHIP: MAAAAEDVGVARQAELRRAEGNACFRKARLGAAIDCYTEAIALCPGVAVYWVNRGLCHFRRKDWARVEEDSRRALALDDTSVKGHYLLGCALLEKEECALAVKEFEKALDLLKSSNSGDKMAEDIWQVLAKAKYLDWEKHSTQRVWKMQSLREACENALQEHHFLSGTLSEDSDGTTNEYSDQCKLLSEVFTNAILADTPGDVPDYLCCQITFEIFRDPVITPSGVTYERAILLEHLRKVGNFDPVSREPLKEHQLVPNLAIKEAVQAYLKEHSWAYKSN, from the exons atggcggcggcggcggaggacgtcggcgtGGCCCGGCAGGCGGAGCTCCGGCGCGCCGAGGGCAACGCGTGCTTCCGCAAGGCCCGCCTCGGCGCCGCCATCGACTGCTACACCGAG GCGATTGCGCTCTGCCCCGGCGTCGCGGTCTACTGGGTGAACCGGGGCCTCTGCCACTTCCGCCGCAAGGACTGGGCCAGGGTCGAGGAGGACAGCCGGAGGGCGCTCGCGCTCGACGACACCTCCGTCAAG GGGCACTATCTGCTAGGGTGTGCTCTGCTCGAGAAGGAGGAGTGCGCTCTCGCCGTCAAGGAGTTCGAGAAG GCTTTGGATCTCTTGAAGTCTTCAAATTCAGGGGACAAAATGGCGGAGGACATTTGGCAGGTTCTTGCCAAGGCCAAGTACCTAGACTGGGAAAAGCACTCCACTCAGCGAGTTTGGAAGATGCAAAGTTTAAG GGAAGCATGCGAAAATGCTCTGCAGGAGCATCACTTTCTTAGCGGCACACTTTCAGAAGACTCTGATGGGACAACCAATGAGTATTCAGACCAATGCAAATTGTTATCTGAAGTCTTCACAAACGCTATACTTGCCGATACGCCAGGAGAT GTGCCCGACTACCTTTGCTGTCAAATAACTTTTGAGATTTTTAGAGATCCAGTTATCACACCCAGTGGTGTAACATATGAGAGAGCCATACTGCTTGAGCATCTTCGCAAG GTGGGCAATTTCGACCCGGTGTCACGGGAGCCCTTGAAGGAGCATCAGTTGGTTCCGAATCTTGCCATCAAGGAAGCAGTCCAAGCATACCTCAAGGAGCACAGCTGGGCCTACAAGTCGAACTGA
- the LOC123179822 gene encoding methionine S-methyltransferase isoform X1, which produces MGSVAAAVQEDSPSSKSPELEAAFLERCAASGDAAYGELRELLSRLHDPATRQEARVFLTGLRRRSCSDPGGEEGFFRRYGFCVRELLLHDSRCGLPITTLSSGFQQRKKLTMMEIPSIFIPEDWSFTFYEGLNRHPDSIFRDKTVAELGCGNGWISIALAEKWCPSKVYGLDINPRAIKIAWINLYLNALDDDGLPIYDAEGKTLLDRVEFYESDLLSYCRDNKIELDRIVGCIPQILNPNPEAMSKIVTENSSEEFLYSLSNYCALQGFVEDQFGLGLIARAVEEGISVIKPSGLMVFNMGGRPGQGVCERLFLRRGFRINKLWQTKIMQAADTDISALVEIEKNSRHRFEFFMDLVGDQPVCARTAWAYMKSGGRISHALSVYSCQLRQPNQVKKIFEFLKDGFHEVSSSLDLSFDDDSVADEKIPFLAYLASFLQENTSNPCEPPAGCLNFRNLVAGFMKSYHHIPLTPDNVVVFPSRAVAIENALRLFSPGLAIVDEHLTRHLPKQWLTSLAIEESNHAKDTVTVIEAPRQSDLLIELIRKLKPQVVVTGMAQFEAITSAAFVNLLSVTKDVGSRLLLDISEHLELSSLPSSNGVLKYLAGKTLPSHAAILCGLVKNQVYSDLEVAFAISEDPTVYKALSQTIELLEGHTSVISQHYYGCLFHELLAFQIGDRHPQQEREPAEVISKEMIGFSNSAMSTLEGAEFFVPGSKESGVIHMDLDRSFLPVPSAVNASIFESFVRQNITDSETDVRSSIQQLVKDSYGFSADSCSEIIYGNTCLALFNKLVLCCMQEQGTLLFPLGTNGHYVNAAKFVNATTLTIPTKADSGFKIEPSVLADALEKVSQPWVYISGPTINPTGFLYSDDDIAELLSVCAKYGARVVIDTSSSGLEFQAAGCSQWNLEKCLSNVKSSKPSFSVVLLGELSFELTTAGLDFGFLIMSDSSLVDTFYSFPSLSRPHSTLKYTFRKLLGLKNQKDQHFSDLIVEQKETLKNRANQLIKTLESCGWDAAGCHGGISMLAKPTAYIGKSLKVDGFEGKLDSHNIREALLKSTGLCISSSAWTGVPDYCRFSFALDSGEFDRAMECITRFKELVLGGSAKVNGSN; this is translated from the exons ATGGGCAGCGTCGCCGCCGCCGTGCAGGAGGACTCCCCGTCGTCGAAGTcgccggagctggaggcggcgttcCTGGAGCGGTGCGCTGCGTCGGGTGACGCGGCGTACGGCGAGCTCAGGGAGCTGCTGTCCCGCCTCCACGAcccggccacgaggcaggaggccaGGGTCTTCCTCACAGGCCTCCGCCGCCGCTCCTGCTCCGACCCCGGCGGCGAGGAAGGATTCTTCCGGCGGTACGGGTTCTGCGTCCGGGAGCTGCTCCTCCACGACTCACGCTGCGGCCTCCCCATCACCACCCTCTCCTCAG GATTCCAACAAAGAAAGAAGCTAACAATGATGGAGATACCCAGCATTTTCATTCCAGAAGATTGGTCATTCACTTTCTACGAGGGTCTCAACCGTCATCCGGATTCCATCTTCAGGGATAAGACAGTAGCAGAGCTGGGATGTGGCAATGGTTGGATATCCATTGCACTTGCAGAGAAGTGGTGCCCTTCGAAG GTCTATGGTCTGGATATAAACCCAAGAGCTATCAAGATTGCATGGATAAACCTTTACTTGAATGCACTAGACGATGATGGTCTCCCAATCTATGATGCGGAGGGGAAAACATTGCTTGACAGAGTCGAATTCTACGAATCTGATCTTCTTTCTTACTGTAGAGATAACAAGATAGAACTCGATCGCATTGTTGGATGCATACCACAG ATTCTTAACCCCAATCCAGAGGCGATGTCAAAGATTGTAACTGAAAATTCAAGTGAGGAGTTCTTGTACTCATTGAGCAACTACTGTGCTCTTCAG GGCTTTGTTGAGGACCAATTTGGCCTCGGGTTGATTGCTCGTGCTGTTGAAGAAGGGATATCTGTGATAAAGCCTAGTGGTCTTATGGTATTCAACATGGGAGGCCGGCCAGGACAAGGTGTCTGTGAGCGCCTATTTCTACGCCGTGGATTTCGCATCAATAAGCTCTGGCAAACAAAAATTATGCAG GCTGCTGACACAGACATCTCAGCTTTAGTTGAAATTGAGAAAAATAGCCGACATCGCTTTGAGTTCTTTATGGATCTTGTTGGGGATCAGCCTGTGTGTGCACGCACAGCATGGGCATACATGAAATCTGGTGGCCGCATTTCACATGCTTTGTCTGTGTATAGCTGCCAACTTCGCCAGCCCAACCAG GTGAAGAAAATATTTGAGTTCCTTAAAGACGGATTCCATGAAGTCAGCAGTTCCCTCGATTTGTCCTTCGATGACGACTCTGTTGCTGATGAAAAGATTCCTTTCCTAGCATACCTAGCTAGTTTCTTGCAAGAGAACACGTCTAATCCTTGTGAGCCTCCAGCTGGATGTTTAAACTTCCGGAATCTTGTTGCCGGATTTATGAAGAGTTACCACCACATCCCATTAACTCCTGAC AATGTTGTTGTGTTCCCATCCCGTGCTGTTGCAATAGAAAATGCTCTTCGATTGTTCTCACCGGGACTTGCAATTGTTGATGAACACCTAACCAGACACTTGCCCAAGCAATGGTTAACATCTTTAGCAATTGAG GAAAGTAACCATGCTAAAGACACAGTAACTGTAATCGAAGCACCACGCCAATCAGATTTGCTGATTGAGTTGATCAGAAAACTGAAGCCTCAGGTTGTTGTTACTGGCATGGCTCAGTTTGAGGCTATCACCAGTGCTGCTTTCGTGAACTTATTAAGCGTAACGAAAGATGTTGGTTCCCGATTATTACTAGATATTTCAGAACATCTGGAGTTGTCTAGTCTGCCAAGCTCAAATGGTGTACTGAAATATCTTGCTGGGAAGACCCTGCCTTCACATGCGGCTATATTGTGTGGCTTAGTAAAGAATCAG GTTTATTCTGATCTGGAAGTTGCTTTTGCTATCTCTGAAGATCCAACTGTTTATAAGGCATTGTCACAGACTATTGAGCTATTGGAAGGCCATACTTCTGTCATCAGCCAGCACTATTATGGTTGCCTTTTCCATGAGCTGCTGGCGTTTCAAATTGGCGACCGGCATCCACAACAGGAG AGAGAACCTGCAGAAGTGATCTCTAAGGAGATGATAGGGTTTTCAAATTCAGCTATGTCCACATTAGAAGGAGCTGAGTTTTTCGTTCCTGGTTCCAAGGAATCCGGTGTCATACATATGGATCTGGACCGCAGCTTCTTACCAGTACCTTCTGCAGTAAACGCCTCCATTTTTGAAAGTTTTGTTCGTCAGAACATCACTGATTCTGAAACCGATGTCCGTTCCAGCATTCAGCAGCTGGTGAAAGATAGCTATGGCTTCTCAGCAGATAGCTGTTCGGAAATTATATACGGGAACACCTGTCTCGCGCtcttcaacaagcttgttctttgcTGCATGCAAGAGCAGGGCACCTTGCTTTTCCCCTTGGGCACCAACGGGCATTACGTCAACGCAGCAAAGTTTGTGAACGCAACCACCTTGACTATTCCAACAAAGGCAGATTCAGGCTTCAAGATTGAACCAAGTGTTCTAGCCGACGCACTAGAGAAAGTGTCTCAGCCGTGGGTCTATATTTCTGGCCCCACAATCAACCCTACTGGCTTTCTGTACAGCGACGACGATATAGCAGAGCTGCTTTCTGTCTGTGCGAAGTACGGAGCTAGGGTGGTGATAGACACCTCCTCCTCTGGTCTGGAGTTCCAAGCCGCCGGCTGTAGCCAATGGAATTTGGAAAAATGTCTTTCTAATGTGAAGTCTTCAAAGCCCTCATTCTCTGTTGTCCTGCTCGGGGAGCTCTCCTTTGAGCTGACCACGGCTGGGCTTGACTTCGGGTTTCTGATTATGAGCGACTCGTCCTTGGTTGACACATTTTACAGTTTCCCAAGCTTGAGTCGGCCACACAGCACGTTGAAGTACACTTTCAGGAAACTGCTGGGTCTTAAGAACCAGAAGGATCAGCATTTCTCTGACCTCATCGTTGAGCAGAAGGAGACGCTGAAGAATCGTGCCAACCAGTTGATCAAG ACACTTGAGAGCTGTGGCTGGGACGCCGCGGGCTGCCATGGAGGCATCTCGATGCTGGCAAAGCCAACCGCCTACATTGGCAAATCGCTCAAGGTGGATGGCTTCGAGGGCAAGCTCGACAGCCACAACATCAGGGAAGCCCTCCTCAAGTCCACCGGGCTGTGCATAAGCAGCAGCGCGTGGACTGGGGTTCCAGACTACTGCCGGTTCAGCTTTGCTCTGGATAGCGGCGAGTTCGACCGGGCGATGGAGTGCATCACCCGGTTCAAGGAGCTGGTCCTCGGTGGCAGTGCTAAGGTGAATGGTAGCAACTAG
- the LOC123179822 gene encoding methionine S-methyltransferase isoform X2, whose translation MAAAAEGVEAFLATCAASGDAAYGAAKAVLERLDAPATRAEARRLLGAVRRRFAAGGPAAGLECFRTYHFRIHDVVLDPHLQGFQQRKKLTMMEIPSIFIPEDWSFTFYEGLNRHPDSIFRDKTVAELGCGNGWISIALAEKWCPSKVYGLDINPRAIKIAWINLYLNALDDDGLPIYDAEGKTLLDRVEFYESDLLSYCRDNKIELDRIVGCIPQILNPNPEAMSKIVTENSSEEFLYSLSNYCALQGFVEDQFGLGLIARAVEEGISVIKPSGLMVFNMGGRPGQGVCERLFLRRGFRINKLWQTKIMQAADTDISALVEIEKNSRHRFEFFMDLVGDQPVCARTAWAYMKSGGRISHALSVYSCQLRQPNQVKKIFEFLKDGFHEVSSSLDLSFDDDSVADEKIPFLAYLASFLQENTSNPCEPPAGCLNFRNLVAGFMKSYHHIPLTPDNVVVFPSRAVAIENALRLFSPGLAIVDEHLTRHLPKQWLTSLAIEESNHAKDTVTVIEAPRQSDLLIELIRKLKPQVVVTGMAQFEAITSAAFVNLLSVTKDVGSRLLLDISEHLELSSLPSSNGVLKYLAGKTLPSHAAILCGLVKNQVYSDLEVAFAISEDPTVYKALSQTIELLEGHTSVISQHYYGCLFHELLAFQIGDRHPQQEREPAEVISKEMIGFSNSAMSTLEGAEFFVPGSKESGVIHMDLDRSFLPVPSAVNASIFESFVRQNITDSETDVRSSIQQLVKDSYGFSADSCSEIIYGNTCLALFNKLVLCCMQEQGTLLFPLGTNGHYVNAAKFVNATTLTIPTKADSGFKIEPSVLADALEKVSQPWVYISGPTINPTGFLYSDDDIAELLSVCAKYGARVVIDTSSSGLEFQAAGCSQWNLEKCLSNVKSSKPSFSVVLLGELSFELTTAGLDFGFLIMSDSSLVDTFYSFPSLSRPHSTLKYTFRKLLGLKNQKDQHFSDLIVEQKETLKNRANQLIKTLESCGWDAAGCHGGISMLAKPTAYIGKSLKVDGFEGKLDSHNIREALLKSTGLCISSSAWTGVPDYCRFSFALDSGEFDRAMECITRFKELVLGGSAKVNGSN comes from the exons atggctgcggcggcggagggcgtGGAGGCGTTCCTGGCGACGTGCGCGGCGTCGGGCGACGCGGCGTACGGCGCCGCCAAGGCCGTGCTGGAGCGGCTGGACGCGCCGGCCACGCGCGCCGAGGCCAGGCGGCTCCTCGGCGCCGTCCGGCGCCGCTTCGCCGCCGGCGGCCCCGCGGCCGGCCTCGAGTGCTTCCGCACCTACCACTTCCGCATCcacgacgtcgtcctcgacccccacCTCCAAg GATTCCAACAAAGAAAGAAGCTAACAATGATGGAGATACCCAGCATTTTCATTCCAGAAGATTGGTCATTCACTTTCTACGAGGGTCTCAACCGTCATCCGGATTCCATCTTCAGGGATAAGACAGTAGCAGAGCTGGGATGTGGCAATGGTTGGATATCCATTGCACTTGCAGAGAAGTGGTGCCCTTCGAAG GTCTATGGTCTGGATATAAACCCAAGAGCTATCAAGATTGCATGGATAAACCTTTACTTGAATGCACTAGACGATGATGGTCTCCCAATCTATGATGCGGAGGGGAAAACATTGCTTGACAGAGTCGAATTCTACGAATCTGATCTTCTTTCTTACTGTAGAGATAACAAGATAGAACTCGATCGCATTGTTGGATGCATACCACAG ATTCTTAACCCCAATCCAGAGGCGATGTCAAAGATTGTAACTGAAAATTCAAGTGAGGAGTTCTTGTACTCATTGAGCAACTACTGTGCTCTTCAG GGCTTTGTTGAGGACCAATTTGGCCTCGGGTTGATTGCTCGTGCTGTTGAAGAAGGGATATCTGTGATAAAGCCTAGTGGTCTTATGGTATTCAACATGGGAGGCCGGCCAGGACAAGGTGTCTGTGAGCGCCTATTTCTACGCCGTGGATTTCGCATCAATAAGCTCTGGCAAACAAAAATTATGCAG GCTGCTGACACAGACATCTCAGCTTTAGTTGAAATTGAGAAAAATAGCCGACATCGCTTTGAGTTCTTTATGGATCTTGTTGGGGATCAGCCTGTGTGTGCACGCACAGCATGGGCATACATGAAATCTGGTGGCCGCATTTCACATGCTTTGTCTGTGTATAGCTGCCAACTTCGCCAGCCCAACCAG GTGAAGAAAATATTTGAGTTCCTTAAAGACGGATTCCATGAAGTCAGCAGTTCCCTCGATTTGTCCTTCGATGACGACTCTGTTGCTGATGAAAAGATTCCTTTCCTAGCATACCTAGCTAGTTTCTTGCAAGAGAACACGTCTAATCCTTGTGAGCCTCCAGCTGGATGTTTAAACTTCCGGAATCTTGTTGCCGGATTTATGAAGAGTTACCACCACATCCCATTAACTCCTGAC AATGTTGTTGTGTTCCCATCCCGTGCTGTTGCAATAGAAAATGCTCTTCGATTGTTCTCACCGGGACTTGCAATTGTTGATGAACACCTAACCAGACACTTGCCCAAGCAATGGTTAACATCTTTAGCAATTGAG GAAAGTAACCATGCTAAAGACACAGTAACTGTAATCGAAGCACCACGCCAATCAGATTTGCTGATTGAGTTGATCAGAAAACTGAAGCCTCAGGTTGTTGTTACTGGCATGGCTCAGTTTGAGGCTATCACCAGTGCTGCTTTCGTGAACTTATTAAGCGTAACGAAAGATGTTGGTTCCCGATTATTACTAGATATTTCAGAACATCTGGAGTTGTCTAGTCTGCCAAGCTCAAATGGTGTACTGAAATATCTTGCTGGGAAGACCCTGCCTTCACATGCGGCTATATTGTGTGGCTTAGTAAAGAATCAG GTTTATTCTGATCTGGAAGTTGCTTTTGCTATCTCTGAAGATCCAACTGTTTATAAGGCATTGTCACAGACTATTGAGCTATTGGAAGGCCATACTTCTGTCATCAGCCAGCACTATTATGGTTGCCTTTTCCATGAGCTGCTGGCGTTTCAAATTGGCGACCGGCATCCACAACAGGAG AGAGAACCTGCAGAAGTGATCTCTAAGGAGATGATAGGGTTTTCAAATTCAGCTATGTCCACATTAGAAGGAGCTGAGTTTTTCGTTCCTGGTTCCAAGGAATCCGGTGTCATACATATGGATCTGGACCGCAGCTTCTTACCAGTACCTTCTGCAGTAAACGCCTCCATTTTTGAAAGTTTTGTTCGTCAGAACATCACTGATTCTGAAACCGATGTCCGTTCCAGCATTCAGCAGCTGGTGAAAGATAGCTATGGCTTCTCAGCAGATAGCTGTTCGGAAATTATATACGGGAACACCTGTCTCGCGCtcttcaacaagcttgttctttgcTGCATGCAAGAGCAGGGCACCTTGCTTTTCCCCTTGGGCACCAACGGGCATTACGTCAACGCAGCAAAGTTTGTGAACGCAACCACCTTGACTATTCCAACAAAGGCAGATTCAGGCTTCAAGATTGAACCAAGTGTTCTAGCCGACGCACTAGAGAAAGTGTCTCAGCCGTGGGTCTATATTTCTGGCCCCACAATCAACCCTACTGGCTTTCTGTACAGCGACGACGATATAGCAGAGCTGCTTTCTGTCTGTGCGAAGTACGGAGCTAGGGTGGTGATAGACACCTCCTCCTCTGGTCTGGAGTTCCAAGCCGCCGGCTGTAGCCAATGGAATTTGGAAAAATGTCTTTCTAATGTGAAGTCTTCAAAGCCCTCATTCTCTGTTGTCCTGCTCGGGGAGCTCTCCTTTGAGCTGACCACGGCTGGGCTTGACTTCGGGTTTCTGATTATGAGCGACTCGTCCTTGGTTGACACATTTTACAGTTTCCCAAGCTTGAGTCGGCCACACAGCACGTTGAAGTACACTTTCAGGAAACTGCTGGGTCTTAAGAACCAGAAGGATCAGCATTTCTCTGACCTCATCGTTGAGCAGAAGGAGACGCTGAAGAATCGTGCCAACCAGTTGATCAAG ACACTTGAGAGCTGTGGCTGGGACGCCGCGGGCTGCCATGGAGGCATCTCGATGCTGGCAAAGCCAACCGCCTACATTGGCAAATCGCTCAAGGTGGATGGCTTCGAGGGCAAGCTCGACAGCCACAACATCAGGGAAGCCCTCCTCAAGTCCACCGGGCTGTGCATAAGCAGCAGCGCGTGGACTGGGGTTCCAGACTACTGCCGGTTCAGCTTTGCTCTGGATAGCGGCGAGTTCGACCGGGCGATGGAGTGCATCACCCGGTTCAAGGAGCTGGTCCTCGGTGGCAGTGCTAAGGTGAATGGTAGCAACTAG
- the LOC123162224 gene encoding glutathione S-transferase 1, with protein sequence MAPVKVYGLPMNGSVARVLVCLEEVGAEYEVVAVDLHTGEHKRLPHLARNPFGQVPAFQDGDLILFESRAISKYILRKESSDLLRENNLSESAMVDVWLDVESQKFDSVMLPIIFQGLVIPVYMGGTSDLKVLEENLEKLKEIMEVYEERLSKSKYLAGDFISLADISHFPMVHLLHETPYASVLDAYPHVKAWIAGVMDRPTVKKVIGLMKTFG encoded by the exons ATGGCTCCGGTGAAGGTGTACGGGTTGCCCATGAACGGAAGTGTGGCACGCGTTCTGGTATGCCTAGAGGAAGTGGGAGCCGAGTATGAGGTCGTGGCTGTCGACCTACACACCGGTGAGCACAAGAGACTGCCGCATCTTGCTCGTAAT CCCTTCGGCCAGGTCCCTGCGTTCCAGGATGGAGACCTGATCCTTTTCG AATCACGGGCAATCTCAAAGTATATACTCCGAAAAGAATCATCAGATTTACTGAGGGAAAACAACCTCTCTGAGTCTGCAATGGTTGATGTGTGGCTTGACGTCGAATCCCAGAAATTTGACAGCGTCATGCTGCCAATCATCTTTCAAGGGCTTGTCATCCCGGTTTACATGGGTGGGACTAGCGATCTTAAAGTTCTTGAAGAAAACCTAGAAAAACTGAAGGAAATCATGGAAGTCTATGAGGAACGCTTGTCCAAGTCCAAGTACTTGGCAGGAGATTTCATCAGCTTAGCGGACATTAGCCATTTCCCAATGGTTCACCTATTGCATGAAACTCCATATGCATCGGTGCTCGATGCATATCCACATGTGAAAGCATGGATTGCTGGCGTAATGGATCGTCCTACTGTGAAGAAGGTCATCGGGCTTATGAAGACATTTGGTTGA